One window of Trichomycterus rosablanca isolate fTriRos1 chromosome 2, fTriRos1.hap1, whole genome shotgun sequence genomic DNA carries:
- the psmb4 gene encoding proteasome subunit beta type-4 gives MDPSGLKLQFWENGPKPGEFYSFPGSGSNTAAGHGPIKHTLNPMVTGTSVLGVKFTGGVIIAADMLGSYGSLARFRNISRLMKVNDNTILGASGDYADYQYLKQTIEQMVIDEELLGDGHSYSPKAIHSWLTRVMYNRRSKMNPLWNTVVIGGFYNGESFLGYVDKLGVAYEAPTIATGFGAYLALPLMREVLENKVEITKDEARDLIDRCLKVLYYRDARSYNRHEIAIVTEEGVEILGPLSSETNWEIAHMVSGFE, from the exons ATGGATCCGAGTGGACTGAAGTTGCAGTTCTGGGAGAACGGACCGAAACCCGGTGAATTTTATTCATTTCCAGGTAGCGGGAGTAACACCGCGGCTGGACATGGACCTATCAAACATACACT AAACCCCATGGTGACAGGGACATCAGTCTTGGGGGTAAAATTTACAGGTGGTGTCATCATTGCTGCTGACATGCTCGGTTCCTATGGCTCTCTGGCCCGCTTCCGCAACATCTCACGCCTCATGAAAGTCAATGACAACACCATTCTGGGTGCTTCAGGGGACTACGCAGACTACCAGTACCTCAAACAGACCATTGAACAGATGGT GATTGATGAGGAGCTTCTCGGAGATGGCCACAGCTACAGTCCCAAAGCAATCCATTCCTGGCTTACACGTGTCATGTACAACCGGCGCAGCAAAATGAACCCACTGTGGAACACAGTTGTTATTGgaggattctataatggagaaaG CTTCCTTGGATATGTTGATAAGCTTGGTGTTGCATACGAGGCCCCAACAATAGCGACAGGATTTGGCGCATATCTGGCTCTG CCATTAATGAGGGAGGTTTTGGAGAACAAGGTGGAAATTACCAAGGACGAGGCACGAGATTTGATAGATCGATGCCTTAAGGTGCTGTACTACCGGGATGCTCGTTCCTACAACAGG CACGAGATTGCCATTGTGACTGAGGAAGGAGTTGAGATTCTTGGACCACTGTCATCAGAGACTAACTGGGAAATTGCTCACATGGTCAG TGGTTTCGAGTGA
- the pogza gene encoding pogo transposable element with ZNF domain, which translates to MAQTAFHIKCEEEDLAPCQSSTDDTNQEVNGNGPNVPKQLLPTVLQPIPVVVDVVPGQPVYLATQTISATTKSTGTTLRFVLPIGQTVALLTSEAQGPSAEPANVTVPALVSSKTSSQTMKLVSSVQAPKPQAQKPAGSTVATEVFPRAKIPDFCSRCGAAYRVVQTLRGYMCQCNPQLIKSVQALSSRAKKKKFKHGSPACLKHITTSEIPEGDPIPGSGDYDKHGKLIMLVEDFYYGKDPGKPVLNELNQVPVKMKCTFCKKKLKNNIKMINHMKHHMEMERKRSEVDFHTVCQYCFRSFGSPFSLQCHVETVHSQAEYPSLCKICELSYEDTPLYLNHMKKSHKPGEMPYICKVCKFRSSFYQDVINHFKDFHKDTNLLLCPYCLTVFKSNNSYQLHYSKHQKRSVFNCKKCRLQFLYTRDIVEHKALHQTHLKPMQLKGLKPGTRVTIRAYAITKVNNSTTFNEPDMNCERTAKVLSPMSEPPRPSLPVSAPQKAPTNRKPVESLLKVVTKFQSRCDLGRKYSCIECNFDIPDFSSHFPTFVRCCLCRYSTCCSRAYANHMISSHGPRKTTTKYLNLYKDCPKFGKLSCCYCDYTTGYGDWMARHIAKHPEHSAKHCKLHDGFSAGYKRFVFIPTDLIRRSLVITQGSVTTLAHPIPQPAQPVPHSTQCKNLLPSSAQTPSLSTEVQPVDQFTVTKQNCETQPGTVAPQDTALSSVSTQAEPTQGGTLTLAQLKIVLYALCFGIPQAANQFDTQPEEIQTLLIKHQGRKIRKSLTPQVNDQLVEWVLCQREQQLPVDEASLFSKASEFMGANGGLGISYEWAADFLIHHELSLQALPTSCRQLPHKAQERLNSFSRFTNKQLTSQRFGPSSIGAMDELSIFIDMDQLDPASADSFSMLSAFRLTGDMDPLIDVVLAASADGTMLPTMVFFKGEPISTDVLALPDSIILEAKPDGISEEERLQLWFDKVWSQHINSSSKEKRLLVMDTYKGHLSDNFLALLYSADTMPNIIPSACSSRLQPLEACVGIVLREFLQARWNQHVTESPQDLIGAEPADLAFLLSVWLLEMLDVLAAKPELLQRSFEQVLSSTQELAPASFPKLVRSLTEALIVDPLPEQEFMEKDEENSSMPSVSTES; encoded by the exons ATGGCACAGACTGCGTTTCACATAAAATGTGAGGAGGAGGACCTGGCACCATGCCAAAGCAGCACTGATGATACAAATCAGGAGGTGAATGGTAATG GTCCTAATGTGCCCAAACAACTGCTGCCCACTGTTCTGCAGCCTATTCCAGTGGTTGTAGATGTCGTCCCTGGTCAGCCCGTTTACCTTGCCACACAG ACAATTTCTGCCACAACTAAGAGCACTGGAACCACGCTACGCTTCGTCTTGCCTATAGGTCAAACCGTTGCTTTACTGACTTCTG AAGCCCAGGGCCCATCAGCAGAGCCTGCAAATGTTACAGttccagctctggtttcctccaagacCTCATCTCAGACCATGAAGCTGGTCTCTTCTGTTCAGGCCCCAAAGCCACAAGCCCAGAAACCTGCAGGTTCCACTGTTGCAACTGAAG TATTCCCGAGAGCCAAGATACCTGACTTCTGCTCAAGGTGTGGTGCTGCCTACAGAGTTGTTCAAACACTTCGTGGTTATATGTGT CAATGCAATCCACAGCTTATAAAAAGTGTCCAGGCCTTAAGTTCCCGAGCCAAAAAAAAGAAGTTCAAGCATGGCTCTCCTGCTTGTCTGAAACACATAACAACATCTGAGATACCAGAGGGAGATCCTATCCCAGGAAGTGGGGACTATGATAAGCATGGCAAGCTCATCATGTTAGTTGAAGACTTCTACTATGGGAAAGACCCTGGGAAACCTGTGCTGAATGAACTTAACCAGGTGCCTGTCAAGATGAAATGCACTTTCTGCAAAAAGAAACTAAAGAACAACATTAA GATGATTAACCATATGAAGCACCATATGGAAATGGAGCGCAAGAGGAGTGAAGTGGACTTCCACACTGTGTGCCAGTACTGCTTTCGAAGCTTTGGTTCACCTTTCTCCCTGCAGTGCCACGTTGAGACTGTCCACAGCCAGGCTGAATACCCAT CACTCTGTAAAATCTGTGAGTTGTCCTATGAAGATACGCCTCTCTATTTAAATCACATGAAAAAGTCTCACAAGCCTGGTGAAATGCCCTACATATGTAAG GTTTGCAAATTTCGCTCCTCATTCTACCAAGATGTGATAAATCACTTTAAAGACTTCCACAAGGATACAAACCTGCTTCTTTGCCCCTATTGCCTTACAGTTTTCAAATCCAACAACAGCTACCAACTGCATTATAGCAAGCATCAG AAAAGGTCTGTGTTCAACTGCAAAAAGTGTCGGCTTCAGTTTCTCTACACAAGGGACATAGTAGAGCACAAGGCACTCCACCAGACCCATCTTAAACCCATGCAGCTGAAAGGGCTTAAACCTGGGACAAGG GTAACTATCCGGGCTTATGCAATAACTAAAGTCAACAACAGCACTACATTTAATGAACCTGATATGAACTGTGAAAGAACTGCAAAAGTGCTTTCTCCTATGTCTGAGCCCCCCAGACCATCGCTGCCAGTTTCTGCACCGCAAAAAGCACCTACAAATAGGAAGCCTGTTGAGAGCTTGTTGAAGGTCGTGACTAAGTTTCAGAGCAGATG TGATCTAGGAAGAAAATACTCGTGTATAGAGTGTAACTTTGATATTCCGGACTTCTCCAGTCACTTTCCCACATTTGTGCGTTGCTGCTTGTGCCGTTATAGTACTTGCTGCTCCAGAGCTTATGCCAACCACatgatcag CAGTCATGGTCCCCGCAAAACCACCACTAAATACCTCAACTTGTATAAGGACTGTCCCAA GTTTGGTAAGCTAAGCTGCTGTTACTGTGATTACACCACTGGGTATGGAGACTGGATGGCTAGGCATATAGCTAAGCACCCTGAACATAGTGCTAAACACTGCAAACTGCATG ATGGATTTTCAGCTGGATATAAAAG ATTTGTCTTCATACCAACTGATCTGATTCGAAGAAGTCTGGTCATTACTCAGGGTTCCGTTACTACACTCGCTCATCCGATACCTCAGCCCGCTCAACCTGTGCCTCACTCCACTCAATGCAAAAACCTTCTGCCAAGCTCTGCCCAGACCCCATCACTCTCCACTGAAGTGCAGCCTGTAGATCAGTTTACTGTCACTAAGCAGAATTGTGAGACACAACCAGGGACTGTAGCACCACAGGACACAGCACTTTCCAGTGTCTCTACACAGGCAGAGCCTACACAGGGAGGAACCCTTACTTTAGCCCAGCTCAAGATTGTACTCTATGCCCTCTGCTTTGGCATTCCTCAAGCAGCCAATCAGTTTGATACTCAGCCAGAAGAAATCCAGACGTTGTTAATTAAGCATCAGGGTCGTAAAATCCGAAAAAGTTTGACTCCTCAGGTGAATGACCAACTTGTGGAGTGGGTGTTATGTCAGCGTGAGCAGCAGCTACCTGTGGATGAAGCTAGTCTTTTCTCCAAAGCGTCAGAGTTCATGGGCGCTAATGGTGGGCTGGGCATATCTTACGAATGGGCTGCGGACTTTCTGATACACCACGAACTCTCTCTGCAGGCATTGCCGACTTCCTGCCGACAACTACCTCATAAAGCTCAGGAACGTCTGAACTCATTTTCCCGCTTTACAAACAAGCAGCTTACCTCGCAGCGCTTCGGTCCATCATCCATTGGTGCTATGGATGAGCTTTCCATCTTCATAGATATGGACCAACTAGATCCAGCGTCTGCTGATTCCTTTTCTATGTTGTCGGCTTTTAGATTGACTGGTGACATGGATCCACTTATAGATGTTGTACTTGCAGCATCAGCTGATGGCACCATGTTGCCTACCATGGTGTTTTTTAAAGGAGAGCCAATAAGCACAGATGTACTAGCCTTGCCAGATAGCATTATCTTAGAGGCAAAGCCAGATGGCATTTCAGAAGAAGAAAGACTTCAATTATGGTTTGACAAAGTGTGGAGTCAGCATATAAACTCAAGCTCTAAAGAGAAGAGGTTGCTGGTTATGGACACGTATAAAGGACATCTAAGTGACAATTTCCTAGCATTGCTTTACAGTGCTGATACCATGCCAAACATCATCCCTTCAGCCTGTTCAAGTCGACTGCAACCTCTAGAAGCATGTGTGGGTATTGTGCTGCGTGAGTTTCTGCAAGCTCGGTGGAACCAGCACGTGACTGAATCTCCACAAGATTTGATTGGGGCTGAGCCCGCTGACCTGGCTTTTTTGCTTTCAGTCTGGCTCCTTGAAATGTTAGATGTCCTAGCAGCAAAACCAGAACTTCTTCAGCGTTCGTTTGAGCAGGTTTTAAGCTCTACCCAAGAGTTGGCACCTGCATCGTTTCCCAAGCTGGTGCGTAGTCTTACAGAAGCCCTCATTGTCGACCCACTTCCAGAGCAAGAATTTATGGAAAAGGATGAAGAGAATAGCAGTATGCCCAGTGTTAGTACCGAATCTTAG